From a single Brettanomyces bruxellensis chromosome 7, complete sequence genomic region:
- the THS1 gene encoding threonyl-tRNA synthetase, translating to MSEDKKAEVKSEEKKNVENKNQKKSKKVKKQGDVVKRPVLLDPTPSFIDERMKVFDELKEKFNKDIEAKDHSEIDITLPDGSVKKGQAWKTTPLDIAKEIGTSFQKRQVVAKVDDELWDLNKPIEKSSKLVFFDFTTPEGRKVFWHSSAHILGEGCERHFGALLCFGPPTDEGFFYDMSIDEGKTSVAQQDFAGIEQACNMAIKEKQPFERVEVTKADLRKLFSYNKYKLALIEKKVAEDEKTTVYRCGTLIDLCRGPHIADTGRVKAFKVVKNSSSYWLGDKNNESLQRIYGISFPDKKQMKEHLKFLAEAAARDHRKIGREQELFFFNEMSPGSAFWLPHGTRIYNTLMSFIRGQYRKRGYQEVITPNMYNAKLWMTSGHWGNYKENMFTFDVEKETYGLKPMNCPGHCLMFKERERSYRELPWRVADFGVLHRNEFSGALTGLTRVRRFQQDDTHIFCTEDQIGSEIMGVFDFLKYVYGVFGFKFRMELSTRPEKYVGEIAVWDNAEKMLKESLNNWGGNWDINEGDGAFYGPKIDIMISDALSRWHQCATIQLDFQLPRRFDLQYRSNDEDGSLKRPVMIHRAILGSVERMTAILTEHYAGKWPFWLSPRQILVVPVGVKYFDYAHEVQQKLWNAGFYAEDDLSGNTLQKKIRNGQMLKYNFIFIVGEQEMTSASVNIRNRDIQDLQKKNNAVKLDDVIPQLQKLKEDKRQDNKLI from the coding sequence ATGAGTGAAGACAAAAAAGCTGAGgtgaaaagtgaagaaaagaagaatgtgGAGAACAAGAACCAGAAGAAGTCTAAGAAGGTCAAGAAGCAGGGGGATGTTGTTAAGAGACCAGTTTTACTTGATCCAACTCCTTCATTCATCGACGAGAGAATGAAGGTTTTCGACGAGTTGAAGGAGAAGTTCAACAAGGATATTGAAGCCAAAGATCACAGCGAAATTGACATCACTCTTCCCGATGGTTCAGTTAAGAAAGGTCAGGCCTGGAAAACTACCCCTCTGGATATTGCCAAGGAGATTGGTACATCTTTCCAGAAAAGACAGGTTGTTGCCAAAGTTGACGATGAGCTTTGGGATTTGAACAAGCCAATTGAGAAAAGCAGCAAGTTGGTGTTTTTCGACTTCACCACACCAGAGGGCCGTAAAGTTTTCTGGCATTCGTCAGCCCACATTCTTGGTGAGGGATGTGAACGTCACTTTGGTGCATTGTTGTGCTTTGGACCTCCAACAGATGAAGGTTTCTTCTATGATATGTCGATCGACGAAGGAAAAACTTCGGTTGCCCAGCAAGACTTCGCTGGAATTGAGCAAGCTTGCAACATGGCAATCAAGGAGAAACAGCCATTTGAGAGAGTTGAGGTCACGAAAGCTGACTTGAGAAAGTTGTTCTCCTACAACAAGTACAAGTTGGCATTGATCGAAAAGAAGGTGGCTGAGGATGAGAAGACTACCGTCTACAGATGTGGTACATTGATCGATCTATGCAGAGGTCCTCATATTGCGGACACAGGTCGTGTCAAGGCCTTTAAGGTTGTCAAGAACTCGTCATCCTATTGGTTGGGTGATAAAAACAACGAGTCCTTGCAGAGAATTTACGGTATTTCGTTCCCTGACAAAAAGCAGATGAAAGAGCACCTGAAGTTTTTGGCTGAGGCTGCAGCTCGTGACCACAGAAAGATCGGACGTGAGCAGgagcttttcttcttcaacgaGATGTCTCCAGGTTCGGCCTTCTGGCTTCCTCATGGTACCAGGATATACAACACTTTGATGTCATTCATCAGAGGACAGTATAGAAAGCGTGGCTACCAGGAGGTTATCACTCCAAACATGTACAATGCCAAGTTGTGGATGACCTCCGGTCACTGGGGTAACTACAAGGAGAACATGTTCACCTTTGACGTTGAGAAGGAGACCTACGGTTTGAAACCAATGAACTGTCCAGGACATTGTTTGATgttcaaagaaagagagagatCCTACAGGGAGCTCCCATGGAGAGTTGCAGACTTTGGTGTTTTGCACAGAAACGAGTTTTCCGGTGCCTTGACTGGTTTGACACGTGTCAGAAGATTCCAGCAGGATGACACGCATATTTTCTGCACTGAGGATCAGATTGGTTCAGAAATCATGGGTGTCTTCGACTTCTTGAAGTACGTCTATGGAGTTTTCGGTTTCAAGTTCCGTATGGAGTTGTCCACGAGGCCAGAAAAGTACGTCGGTGAGATTGCCGTCTGGGATAACGCTGAAAAGATGTTGAAGGAGTCTTTGAACAACTGGGGTGGAAACTGGGACATCAACGAAGGTGATGGTGCTTTCTACGGCCCAAAGATCGATATCATGATCTCAGATGCCTTGAGTAGATGGCATCAGTGCGCTACTATCCAGTTGGACTTCCAACTTCCTCGTAGATTCGATTTACAGTACAGATCCAATGATGAGGATGGAAGTCTCAAGAGACCTGTTATGATTCACAGAGCCATCTTGGGTTCTGTCGAACGTATGACTGCCATCTTGACAGAGCACTATGCTGGAAAATGGCCTTTCTGGCTTTCTCCAAGACAGATTCTGGTTGTGCCTGTTGGTGTTAAGTACTTTGACTATGCCCACGAGGTTCAGCAGAAATTGTGGAATGCCGGATTCTATGCTGAGGATGATCTCTCCGGAAATACAttgcagaagaagatcagAAACGGCCAGATGTTGAAGTacaacttcatctttattgTTGGAGAGCAAGAGATGACTAGTGCTTCTGTGAATATCAGAAACAGGGATATCCAGGACttgcagaagaagaataacGCTGTCAAACTCGATGATGTTATTCCACAGTTgcagaagttgaaggaggACAAGCGTCAAGATAACAAGTTGATCTGA